A single region of the Pelecanus crispus isolate bPelCri1 chromosome 10, bPelCri1.pri, whole genome shotgun sequence genome encodes:
- the CALHM2 gene encoding calcium homeostasis modulator protein 2 → MAALVAENFRFLSLFFKSKDVMIFNGLVALGTVGSEELFSVVAFNCPCSPARNYIYGLAAIGVPALALFLIGVIWNNHTWNLVAECHKRGTKNFSAAATFLLFGSIMGRAAVAPVTWSVISLLRGEAYICALSEFVRPSSLDKFPAEYGAEVLARFPCKDMPANLTKFRDEVTRRLRYESQLFGWLLIGIVAVLVFLTKCLKHCCSPLSYRQEAYWAQYRSNEDKLFRRTAEVHSRILAANNVKQFFGFVALDKEEKELVQEFPVEDVQPSPQWNAITGVYIYRENKGFPLYSRLHKWAKGVEGNGPSPEGHEMLFLAS, encoded by the exons ATGGCTGCCCTCGTTGCCGAGAACTTCCGCTTCCTCTCCTTGTTCTTCAAGAGCAAAGATGTGATGATCTTCAACGGTTTGGTAGCCCTGGGCACAGTGGGCAGCGAGGAGCTCTTCTCGGTCGTTGCCTTCAActgcccctgctcccctgcccgcaATTACATCTATGGGCTGGCTGCCATCGGTGTCCCGGCCCTGGCCCTCTTCCTCATCGGCGTCATCTGGAACAACCACACCTGGAACCTGGTAGCCGAGTGCCACAAGCGCGGCACCAAGAACTTCTCTGCTGCCgccaccttcctcctcttcgGCTCCATCATGGGCCGGGCAGCCGTGGCGCCCGTCACCTGGTCGGTCATCTCGCTGCTGCGCGGGGAAGCTTACATCTGCGCCCTCAGCGAGTTTGTCAGGCCGTCCTCCCTGGACAAGTTCCCAGCTGAGTATGGGGCTGAGGTGCTGGCCCGGTTCCCCTGTAAAGACATGCCAGCAAACCTCACCAAGTTCAGGGATGAGGTGACACGGAGGCTGAGATATGAGTCCCAG cTCTTCGGCTGGCTGCTCATTGGCATCGTTGCAGTCCTGGTTTTCCTCACCAAGTGCCTGAAGCACTGCTGCTCACCACTGAGCTACCGGCAGGAGGCTTACTGGGCCCAGTACCGCTCCAATGAGGACAAGCTCTTCCGCCGCACGGCTGAGGTCCACTCCAGGATCCTGGCGGCCAACAACGTGAAGCAATTCTTTGGCTTCGTGGCGCTGGacaaggaggagaaggaacTGGTGCAGGAGTTCCCGGTGGAGGACGTCCAGCCAAGCCCCCAGTGGAACGCCATCACGGGCGTCTACATCTACCGGGAGAACAAGGGCTTCCCCCTCTACAGCCGGCTCCACAAATGGGCCAAAGGGGTGGAAGGGAACGGGCCAAGCCCAGAAGGCCATGAAATGCTCTTTTTGGCTTCCTAA
- the PDCD11 gene encoding protein RRP5 homolog → MASMEENFPRGGIQKKPTEGKTSNPKLERDNLFDIHHEEQSQKRKRSQRDQGKQKKFKADKIAAAKDSVVNIEPLTVEALCEGMLLLGCIKEVSDYELVISLPNGLSGFVPVTQISDAYSKMLSEQVAQGELLEDLNSLPDMYSPGTLVRCIVTSVEKSADGRRSIKLSIDPKKVNKGLNASALASGMLLSGFVSSVEDHGYLIDIGVSGTHAFLPRQKAQNYIKAVKRGPDLKIGQNLNCVIVEVKNEGRVVRLSIDRSEVAASLATEQQNWTLSNLLPGLVVKARVQKVAPLGIKVSFLSSFTGIVDFMHMDPEKSMNYSPDQVMKACILSIHPASKVVRLTLRQAFLHPGGSPNQLSNDRMGAVVEESTVKAFYKQFGAVFELDDGTLAFARLKHLSKNRKSFKPAAFKTGCKHKCRIIDYSLMDEMCIVSLKYQIIEARFLQYQDIHTGDVVQGKVFALKSIGMQVKVTDGIKGLVPSVHLADVILKQPEKKYNIGDEVRCRVLECNPAGRKLILTLKKSLVQSKLPVLSNYEDAKPGLITHGFVVCAREFGCIVKFYNDVKGLVPKNELSSEPISCPDKVFHEGQVVKVVVLKCEPQQERLLLSFRLSSKPAPENKKECTPKKKQEVKYQIGQMVDVKVLKKKDNGLEVSVLEDEGNVIALIPTVHLSDFVANCKLLWHCLQEGDVLPRVMCLSDKGERIILSRKSAVISAVQEEQVVRSFPEIQPGMLLTGYVRNVMPFGVFVEFPFGVKGLAPKVNMSDKFVTDTKDHFVVGQTVIAKVMSTDEEKQRVLLNLKVSECSSGDSAAESFALLNQYFKEMKEIRNLLRRRGEPSMAQGLCELVPGKELQLVVQDVKEDGSALFSGSCVTGLTVTATRYHLGDKNIVPGEKTKALVLHVDALTSKVYVSLRDELLKQRAKQRLTENSQNSAIVQHIAEEFAIVSLLETGQLAAIPIASHFNDTFRFDSEKLKVGQTISATLKIVEVNDHGVLLAVQGPAKKNVFVRVRNESETALEETLAPVKHSLSLGDIVTGTVKSIKPTHVTVAIDEKLTGSIHASRILDEVPIGSFPTYTLKAGQKVTARVIGGRDVNTHRYLPITHPHFTRSVPELSIRPSEIEGKVTAMLNLKEDSVLKKLGLYSVGQTVTCFVKKYNILKNWLEVEVAPDIRGRVPHLLLSLNTKVLKHPEKSFKNGQAISATVTGTDVTETNLCLSLTGIQSLEQGTTTVGIVTKVTPHIGLTITLPGGKTGKVSIFHLNDTYTENPLGDFKVGKIVRCYILSNKNGKIQLSLRQSRLNPKSNSKVEDVEITCIKDVKKGQLVRGYVKSITQSGVFFGLSTSLLGRILFQNVSPYFVQKHSLYEKYLPEGKLLTAKVLGVNGKEKHIELSLLPEDTGMPSVLPESLGLPRYDAEEEKREADDREKREELQLKTKRRRGNSESEQEAKPKKRKICPADENDSGIEVYYREEEDDDQEEEAAKKKSKIKKPGEAPRLQVSMGFTWDEDMNAVDIPVLNQKEESSESEEEEDLQSKLKKQTKKEKELEKQKKEKELCKLEAALMDPSRQPQSADDFDRLVLSSPNSSILWLQYMAFHLQATEIEKARAVAERALKTICFREEQEKLNVWVALLNLENLYGTEETLMKVFERAVQYNEPLKVFQHLCDIYANSEKYKQAEDLYHTMLKRFRQEKSVWLKYASFLLKQGQTEATHRLLERALKALPTKEHVDVISRFAQLEFRFGDPEHAKALFESTLNSYPKRTDIWSIYMDIMIKHGSQKEVRDIFERVIHLSLAPKKMKFFFKRYLDYEKKFGTTESVLAVKRAALEYVETKSSLADT, encoded by the exons ATGGCATCCATGGAAGAAAACTTTCCTCGAGGGGGCAtccagaaaaaacccacagagggAAAAACTTCCAATCCAAAGTTAGAGCGGGACAATTTGTTTGAT ATTCACCATGAAGAACAatcccagaaaagaaaaaggagccaAAGGGAtcaaggaaagcagaaaaagttcAAGGCAGACAAAATAGCTGCTGCTAAAGACAGTGTTGTAAATATTGAACCACTCACAGTTGAG GCACTCTGTGAGGGGATGCTGCTTCTTGGTTGTATAAAAGAGGTCAGTGACTACGAGCTAGTCATCAGCTTGCCCAACGGACTTTCAGGATTTGTGCCAGTCACGCAGATCAGTGATGCCTACAGCAAAATGCTGAGTGAGCAGGTGGCCCAAGGAGAACTCCTGGAG GACTTGAATTCACTGCCAGACATGTATTCTCCAGGGACACTGGTCAGGTGCATTGTAACCAGTGTGGAGAAAAGTGCTGATGGACGTCGGAGTATCAAATTATCGATCGACCCCAAGAAGGTCAATAAGGGTCTGAACGCTTCAGCACTAGCATCAGGCATG CTGCTCTCTGGCTTTGTGTCTAGTGTGGAAGACCATGGCTACCTCATTGATATTGGAGTCAGTGGAACTCATGCTTTCCTGCCTCGTCAGAAAGCCCAAAATTACATCAAAGCAGTCAAGAGAG GGCCTGACTTGAAAATAGGCCAGAACCTGAACTGTGTCATTGTGGAAGTAAAGAATGAGGGAAGAGTGGTCCGTTTGTCCATTGATCGATCAGAGGTTGCTGCATCCCTTGCAACAGAGCAACAGAACTGGACGCTCTCTAATTTATTACCAGGGCTGGTGGTGAAAGCTCGAGTGCAGAAG gTGGCCCCACTTGGGATCAAAGTGAgctttctgtcttccttcacTGGCATTGTGGATTTCATGCACATGGACCCAGAGAAATCCATGAACTATTCTCCAGATCAAGTG ATGAAAGCCTGCATCCTCTCTATCCACCCTGCCTCGAAGGTGGTGCGGCTTACTCTACGGCAGGCCTTCCTCCACCCTGGGGGATCCCCAAACCAGCTCTCCAATGATCGTATGGGGGCAGTGGTGGAGGAGTCGACAGTGAAAGCTTTCTATAAGCAGTTTGGTGCTGTCTTTGAGCTTGATGATGGGACTCTTGCATTTGCACGG ttgaaacatctttcaaaaaacagaaaatcttttaaaCCTGCGGCATTTAAGACAGGATGCAAACATAAATGTCGGATCATTGACTACAGCCTGATGGATGAGATGTGTATTGTATCTCTGAAGTA TCAGATTATTGAAGCGCGGTTTCTGCAATACCAAGATATCCACACAGGGGATGTGGTGCAG GGCAAAGTGTTTGCATTGAAATCCATTGGGATGCAGGTGAAAGTGACTGATGGAATTAAAGGGCTTGTGCCATCCGTGCATCTCGCTGATGTGATCCTGAAGCAGCCTGAGAAGAAGTACAACATAGGAGATGAAGTCAGGTGTCGG GTGCTAGAGTGCAATCCTGCAGGAAGGAAGCTGATCCTTACTCTAAAGAAAAGTCTTGTCCAATCAAAGCTTCCAGTCCTCTCCAATTATGAAGATGCAAAACCAGGTCTGATCACACATGGCTTTGTGGTGTGTGCAAGGGAGTTTGGCTGCATTGTGAAGTTCTACAATGATGTCAAAGGTCTGGTACCGAAGAATGAGCTGAGCTCAGAACCCATATCTTGTCCGGATAAAGTCTTCCATGAAGGCCAG GTTGTTAAAGTAGTGGTCTTAAAATGTGAGCCCCAGCAGGAAAGACTCTTGTTGTCCTTCAGGTTATCAAGCAAGCCTGCCccagagaacaaaaaggaaTGTACTccaaagaagaaacaggaagtGAAATATCAAATAGGACAG ATGGTTGATGTGAAAGTCTTGAAGAAGAAAGATAATGGGCTAGAGGTTTCTGTCTTAGAAGATGAAGGCAATGTAATAGCCTTGATTCCCACAGTGCACCTCTCTGACTTTGTTGCTAACTGTAAGCTCCTGTGGCATTGTCTTCAAGAGGGAGATGTCTTGCCCAGAGTTATGTGCCTAAGTGACAAGGGAGAGCGTATC ATCTTGAGCAGAAAGTCTGCAGTGATTTCTGCTGTACAGGAGGAGCAAGTTGTGAGAAGTTTCCCTGAAATCCAGCCTGGGATGCTGTTGACTGGTTACGTGAGGAATGTGATGCCCTTTGGAGTATTTGTGGAGTTCCCTTTTGGTGTGAAAGGACTGGCGCCCAAAGTG AACATGAGTGACAAGTTTGTGACGGACACCAAGGACCACTTTGTGGTGGGACAGACTGTGATTGCAAAGGTGATGAGCACTGATGAGGAGAAGCAGCGTGTGCTCCTCAATCTGAAGGTGTCAGAGTGCAGCTCAGGCGATTCTGCTGCAGAGAGCTTTGCCCTGCTGAATCAATATTTCAAGGAGATGAAAGAAATCAGGAACTTGTTGAGAAGAAGAG GGGAGCCCAGCATGGCCCAAGGCCTTTGTGAGTTGGTGcctgggaaggagctgcagctggtCGTGCAGGATGTGAAGGAGGATGGCTCAGCACTGTTCAGTGGCAGCTGTGTCACAGGCTTGACTGTAACAGCCACTCGCTACCATTTGGGAG ACAAAAATATTGTTCCTGGTGAGAAAACCAAGGCATTGGTTCTTCATGTGGATGCCCTCACATCCAAGGTGTATGTTTCTCTTCGGGATGAACTGTTAAAACAAAGAGCCAAGCAA CGGCTCACAGAGAACTCCCAGAATTCTGCCATCGTGCAGCACATAGCAGAAGAGTTTGCCATCGTGTCTTTGTTGGAAACAGGCCAGCTGGCAGCTATCCCCATAGCCTCTCACTTCAATGACACCTTCCGCTTTGACTCAGAAAAACTGAAGGTGGGACAAACAATCTCTGCAACCTTAAAAATAGTGGAGGTGAATGACCATGGAGTCTTGTTAGCAGTACAAGGCCCAGCAAAGAAGAATGTTTTTGTAAGGGTCCGGAACGAATCTGAGACAGCATTAGAAGAGACGCTTGCTCCTGTGAAACACTCACTTTCGCTGGGGGATATTGTTACTGGTACTGTTAAATCCATCAAGCCAACCCATGTCACAGTTGCTATTGATGAAAAGCTGACAGGTTCAATCCATGCATCCCGGATTCTGGATGAAGTGCCCATAGGCTCTTTTCCAACGTATACTCTGAAAGCTGGACAGAAGGTGACTGCCCGAGTCATTGGAGGCAGAGATGTGAATACTCACAG GTACCTGCCCATCACCCATCCGCACTTCACACGGTCTGTTCCAGAGCTCAGCATTCGCCCAAG CGAAATAGAAGGGAAAGTCACAGCAATGCTGAACCTTAAAGAAGACAGTGTCCTCAAGAAACTTGGACTCTACAGTGTTGGACAGACAGTTACCTGTTTTGTGAAAAAG TATAACATCCTCAAAAATTGGCTGGAGGTAGAAGTTGCCCCTGACATACGAGGAAGGGTTCCTCAtctgctgctgtctctgaaCACCAAG GTcttaaaacatccagaaaaGAGCTTCAAAAATGGCCAGGCAATATCAGCTACAGTGACTGGAACAGATGTCACTGAAACAAACCTCTGCTTGTCACTCACAG GAATTCAGTCACTGGAGCAGGGCACTACCACTGTAGGCATTGTAACAAAAGTGACTCCACACATTGGTTTGACCATTACGCTGCCAGGTGGGAAGACTGGCAAAGTCAGCATCTTTCACTTGAATGATACTTACACAGAGAATCCTCTGGGTGACTTCAAAGTTGGCAAGATTGTCAG GTGTTACATCCTCTCCAACAAGAATGGCAAAATCCAGTTATCTCTCCGGCAATCCCG gCTAAACCCAAAGAGCAACAGCAAGGTGGAGGATGTTGAAATAACATGTATTAAGGATGTTAAAAAAGGCCAGCTAGTGAGAGGCTATGTCAAATCAATCACTCAGTCAGGTGTATTCTTTGG cTTGTCCACTTCTCTTCTGGGCCGAATTCTGTTCCAGAATGTTTCCCCTTACTTTGTACAGAAACACTCCTTATATGAAAAGTACCTGCCTGAAGGAAAGCTGCTCACTGCCAAGGTGCTTGG tgtaaatggaaaagaaaaacatattgaGCTCTCTCTCCTGCCTGAGGACACTGGGATGCCAAGCGTCTTGCCTGAATCCCTAGGCCTACCACGATAtgatgcagaggaagagaaaagagaggcaGATGatagggaaaagagagaagaactTCAGCTGAAGACAAAACGGAGAAGAGGAAACTCTGAAAGTGAGCAG GAGGCTAAGCCGAAAAAGAGGAAGATTTGCCCAGCAGATGAAAATGACAGTGGAATTGAGGTATATTAccgggaggaagaggatgatgaccaggaggaagaggcagctaAAAAGAAATCTAAG ATAAAGAAACCTGGTGAagctcccaggctgcaggtTTCCATGGGTTTCACCTGGGATGAGGACATGAATGCAGTGGATATACCTGTGCTGAATCAGAAGGAAGAGAGCTCAgagagcgaggaggaggaggatctGCAGTCGAAG ctgaagaaacaaacaaagaaggagaaggaactagagaagcagaagaaggagaaggagctTTGCAAATTAGAGGCAGCCCTGATGGACCCCAGTCGACAGCCCCAGTCAGCAGATGACTTTGACCGCCTGGTGCTGAGCAGTCCCAACAGCTCCATCCTCTGGCTACAGTACATGGCTTTCCACCTCCAGGCTACTGAGATTGAGAAGGCTAGAGCTGTGGCAGAGAGAGCACTTAAAACAATCTGTTTCAG GGAAGAACAGGAGAAGCTGAATGTCTGGGTAGCTCTGCTGAACTTGGAGAACTTGTATGGTACTGAGGAGACATTGATGAAGGTGTTTGAGAGAGCTGTTCAATACAACGAACCTTTGAAAGTCTTCCAGCACCTGTGTGACATCTATGCCAATTCTGAGAAGTACAAG CAAGCAGAAGATTTGTACCACACAATGCTGAAGCGTTTCCGTCAGGAGAAATCTGTGTGGCTGAAGTACGCCTCTTTCCTCCTGAAGCAAGGCCAGACTGAAGCTACACACAGGCTTTTGGAGCGTGCTCTCAAGGCTTTGCCCACCAAAGAAC ATGTGGATGTAATTTCAAGGTTTGCACAGCTGGAGTTCCGTTTTGGGGACCCAGAACATGCCAAGGCCCTCTTTGAGAGCACCCTCAACAGCTACCCCAAGCGGACAGACATCTGGTCCATCTACATGGACATCATGATCAAACATGGCAGCCAGAAGGAAGTACG GGACATCTTTGAGAGAGTCATACACCTGAGCTTGGCACCAAAGAAGATGAAATTCTTCTTTAAACGCTACCTGGATTATGAGAAGAAATTTGGTACAACAGAAAGTGTCCTGGCTGTTAAAAGAGCAGCACTTGAGTATGTGGAGACCAAGAGTTCCCTTGCTGACACCTAA
- the CALHM1 gene encoding calcium homeostasis modulator protein 1 translates to MDKFRMVFQFLQSNQESFMNGICGIMALASAQMYSAFDFNCPCLPCYNLAYGLGILLVPPFILFLLGFVLNNNISMLAEEWKRPQGQRKKDRAVLRYMFCSMAQRAMIAPVVWVSVTLLDGKCITCAFCTSVPVEILGNTSHPSLSQGEMKRVLARIPCKEIYNGQELIANEVAIRYLRCISQALGWCFVLLMTTLAFLVRSLRPCFTQAAFLKSRYWSHYIDIERKLFDETCAEHARSFAKVCIQQFFEGMSTDLAAAHCHPPRKAPADAGEAAEKLLGITDQGTMNMALKSWHRCKPPLHLHPPALPSGNGWAGEGQPPANPPVPRRETAAYYSRV, encoded by the exons ATGGACAAGTTTCGGATGGTCTTCCAGTTCCTCCAGTCCAACCAGGAGTCCTTCATGAATGGCATCTGTGGGATCATGGCCCTCGCCAGCGCCCAGATGTACTCAGCCTTTGATTTCAactgcccctgcctgccatgCTACAACCTGGCCTACGGGCTGGGCATCCTCCTGGTGCCCCCCTTCATCTTGTTCCTGCTGGGCTTCGTGCTGAACAACAACATCTCCATGCTGGCGGAGGAGTGGAAGCGACCCCAGGGCCAGCGAAAGAAGGACCGGGCTGTCCTGCGCTACATGTTCTGCTCCATGGCGCAGCGGGCCATGATCGCCCCTGTGGTCTGGGTCTCGGTGACACTGCTGGATGGCAAATGCATCACCTGCGCCTTCTGCACCTCGGTGCCCGTGGAAATCCTGGGCAACACCAGCCACCCCAGCCTCTCACAAGGGGAGATGAAGCGCGTCCTCGCCCGCATCCCCTGCAAGGAGATCTACAATGGACAGGAGCTCATTGCCAATGAAGTGGCCATCAGGTACCTGCGCTGCATCTCGCAG GCTCTGGGCTGgtgctttgtgctgctgatgACCACGCTGGCTTTCTTGGTCAGATCCCTCCGGCCCTGCTTCACCCAAGCTGCCTTCCTGAAGAGCAGGTACTGGTCCCACTACATCGACATCGAGCGCAAGCTGTTCGACGAGACGTGTGCGGAGCACGCCAGGAGCTTTGCCAAGGTCTGCATCCAGCAGTTCTTTGAGGGCATGAGCAcggacctggcagccgctcacTGCCACCCGCCCAGGAAAGCCCCCGCTGATGCAGGGGAAGCTGCTGAGAAGCTCTTGGGCATCACCGACCAGGGCACCATGAACATGGCCCTGAAGAGCTGGCACAGGTGCAAGCCCCCACTGCACCTCCACCCGCCTGCCCTCCCCAGTGGCAATggctgggcaggggaagggcagcCCCCCGCAAACCCCCCCGTGCCCCGGAGGGAGACAGCTGCCTACTACAGCCGGGTGTGA